In Astatotilapia calliptera chromosome 20, fAstCal1.2, whole genome shotgun sequence, one genomic interval encodes:
- the dip2ba gene encoding disco-interacting protein 2 homolog B-A isoform X1: protein MADRGVDLSALPKEVRDQLAELDLELSEGDITQKGYEKKRAKLLASYISHLPNVDLPLPDVQLSPSRSADPSPSPEAPGPSTSSASRHHRSHRSGGARDERYRSDIHTEAVQAALAKHKEEKMALPMPTKRRSAFVQSPIDTCTPPDTSSASEDEGSLRRKAALSAALAQTLQSPDYWINRSVQSSSTSSSASSTLSHGEPKSQPQPQPQPAASLLADVLAHTRIENSVPPDVTSSASQDRGSRVDLPPAVRGMSRGQSRSSMLDTADGKRKGVPVSSRVSTKIQQLLNTLKRPKRPPLSEFFLDDSEEIVEVPQPDPNTPKPEGRQIIPVKGEPLGVVSNWPPALQAALARWGATQAKSPALTALDITGKPLYTLTYGKLWSRSLKLAYTLLNKLGTKTEPVLQPGDRVALVYPNSDPGMFWVAFYGCLLAEVIPVPIEVPLSRQDAGSQQIGFLLGSCGVSLALTSEVCLKGLPKTQNGEIIQFKGWPRMKWVVTDTKYLTKPSKDWQPHIPTANTDTAYIEYKASKEGTVMGVAVSKIAMLTHCQALTQACNYCEGETLVNVLDCKKDMGLWHGVLTSVMNRIHTITVPYAVMKACPMSWVQRVHIHKARVALVKCRDLHWAMMAHKEQKDINLSSIRMLIVADGANPWSVSSCDAFLNVFQSHGLKPEVICPCATSPEALTVAIRRPGARGAPLPARAILSMGGLSHGVIRVNTEDKNSALTVQDVGHIMPGALMCIVKPEGSPQLCKTDEIGEIVINSRAGGTMYYGLPGVTKNTFEVIPVNQAGAPVGEIPFTRTGLLGFVGPGSLVFVVGKIEGLLMVSGRRHNADDLVATALAVEPVKTVYRGRIAVFSVTVFYDERIVIVAEQRPDASEEDSFQWMSRVLQAIDSIHQVGLYCLALVPANTLPKTPLGGIHICETKQNFLEGNLHPCNILMCPHTCVTNLPKPRQKQPVDVGPASMLVGNLVAGKRIAQAIGRELGVVEDQDLIRKHQFLSEALQWRAQMDPDHVLYVLLNAKGVAVCTATCAQLHKRAEKITATLMERGGLNTGDNVVLLYPPGIDLIAAFYGCLYAGVIPVTVRPPHPQNLAATLPTVRMIIDVSKAACILTTQPLMRILRSREAAASVNVKTWPTIIDTDDLPRKRPPHIYKPPTAEMLAYLDFSVSTTGMLTGVKMSHAAVSTLCRSIKLQCELYSSRQVAICLDPYCGLGFVLWCLSSVYSGHQSILIPPLELESSLPVWLSTLSQYKIRDTFCSYSVMELCTKGLGTQTEMLKARGLNLSCVRSCVVIAEERPRLALTQSFSKLFKDLGLSPRAVSTAFGSRVNLAICLQGTAGPDPSTVYVDMKSLRHDRVRLVERGAPQSLPLMESGTILPGVRVIIVNPETRGPLGDSHLGEIWVNSPHNASGYYTIYGEESLQADHFNTRLSFGEPQTLWARTSYLGFIKRTELLDASGDRHDALFVVGSLDETLELRGLRYHPIDIETSVSRAHRSIAESAVFTWTNLLVVVAELSGSEQEALDLVPLVTNVVLEEHHLIVGVVVIVDPGVIPINSRGEKQRMHLRDSFLADQLDPIYVAYNM from the exons GTGACATCACGCAGAAGGGCTATGAGAAGAAGAGAGCCAAGCTGCTGGCCTCCTACATCTCCCATTTGCCAA ATGTGGATCTGCCTCTACCAGATGTGCAGCTTTCCCCGAGCCGCAGTGCCGACCCTAGCCCCAGTCCTGAGGCCCCGGGCCCCTCCACCTCTTCAGCCTCCAGACACCATCGTTCACACCGCAGCGGAGGCGCCAGGGACGAGCGCTACAGATCAG ACATCCATACAGAAGCTGTCCAGGCAGCACTGGCCAAACATAAAGAGGAGAAAATGGCTCTTCCCATGCCAACCAAGAGGCGCTCAGCCTTTGTCCAGTCTCCCATAGATACCTGCACACCTCCAG ACACATCTTCTGCATCAGAGGATGAAGGCTCACTGCGCAGAAAGGCAGCACTCAGCGCAGCACTAGCTCAGACCCTGCAGAGCCCCGACTACTGGATCAACCGCTCCGTCCAAAGCTCTTCCACATCCTCATCTGCTTCCTCCACCCTCTCCCATGGAGAGCCCAAGAGTCAGCCCCAGCCCCAGCCTCAGCCTGCTGCTTCCTTGTTAGCTGACGTGCTAGCCCACACACGCATTG AAAACAGTGTCCCCCCAGATGTGACGTCCTCTGCTTCTCAAGACAGAGGGTCCAGGGTGGATCTTCCCCCAGCAGTCAGGGGCATGAGCCGTGGACAGAGCCGCTCCAGCATGCTGGATACTGCTGACG gaaaaagaaaag GCGTGCCTGTCAGCAGCAGGGTGTCCACTAAGATCCAGCAGCTGTTGAACACACTCAAACGACCCAAAAGACCGCCGCTCAGCGAATTCTTCCTCGATGACTCTGAGGAAATCGTAGAAG TTCCCCAACCGGACCCCAACACCCCGAAGCCTGAGGGACGTCAAATCATCCCAGTGAAGGGGGAGCCCCTTGGGGTGGTCAGTAACTGGCCTCCTGCCCTGCAGGCTGCCCTTGCCCGCTGGGGGGCCACTCAGGCCAAGAGCCCTGCCCTCACTGCCCTGGACATCACTGGCAAACCACTCTACACACTCACATATG GTAAACTGTGGAGTCGCAGTCTGAAACTGGCCTATACCCTTCTGAATAAACTGGGCACAAAGACTGAGCCTGTCCTTCAACCTGGAGATCGA GTGGCGTTGGTGTATCCAAACAGTGATCCTGGCATGTTCTGGGTGGCCTTTTATGGCTGTCTGTTAGCTGAAGTCATCCCTGTGCCTATTGAGGTGCCGCTGTCCCGACAG GATGCAGGGAGCCAGCAGATTGGCTTCCTGTTGGGCAGCTGTGGTGTGAGTTTGGCGTTGACCAGTGAGGTGTGTCTCAAAGGGCTGCCCAAGACACAAAATGGAGAGATCATCCAGTTCAAAG GTTGGCCAAGGATGAAATGGGTAGTGACCGACACTAAGTACCTGACCAAACCATCCAAAGACTGGCAGCCTCACATTCCCACTGCCAACACAGACACTGCCTACATAGAG TACAAAGCGAGTAAGGAGGGAACAGTGATGGGAGTCGCTGTGTCCAAGATCGCCATGCTGACTCACTGTCAAGCTTTGACACAAGCCTGTAACTACTGTGAAG GGGAGACACTGGTCAATGTGTTGGACTGTAAGAAAGATATGGGCTTGTGGCATGGCGTCTTAACG AGTGTCATGAACAGAATTCACACCATTACTGTGCCATATGCTGTCATGAAGGCCTGTCCCATGTCCTGGGTGCAAAGGGTTCACATTCACAAAG CACGTGTGGCCTTGGTGAAGTGCCGTGACCTCCATTGGGCCATGATGGCCCATAAAGAACAGAAAGACATCAACTTGTCTTCAATACGCATGCTTATAGTAGCTGATGGAGCCAACCCAT GGTCTGTGTCCTCGTGTGATGCTTTCCTGAATGTGTTCCAGTCTCATGGTCTGAAGCCTGAGGTCATCTGTCCGTGTGCCACCTCTCCCGAGGCCCTGACTGTGGCCATCCGCAG GCCAGGTGCGCGAGGTGCTCCGCTGCCAGCCAGGGCCATCCTGTCCATGGGCGGGCTGAGCCACGGAGTGATCCGGGTGAACACAGAAGACAAGAACTCTGCTCTGACTGTACAGGATGTGGGTCACATTATGCCTGGAG ctcTGATGTGCATTGTGAAGCCAGAGGGATCTCCTCAGCTGTGCAAGACGGACGAGATAGGAGAGATCGTGATCAACTCACGTGCTGGAGGCACCATGTACTACGGCCTACCGGGTGTcaccaaaaacacatttgag GTGATTCCAGTAAATCAAGCCGGAGCACCCGTTGGAGAAATTCCCTTCACTCGAACTGGCCTGCTTGGATTCGTGGGACCG GGGAGTCTGGTATTTGTTGTGGGAAAGATTGAGGGGCTCCTGATGGTGAGCGGGCGACGGCACAATGCAGACGACCTGGTGGCCACGGCGCTAGCAGTGGAGCCGGTCAAAACAGTTTACAGGGGGAG GATCGCAGTGTTTTCTGTGACGGTGTTTTATGATGAGAGGATAGTGATTGTGGCAGAGCAGAGGCCCGATGCCAGTGAAGAAGACAGCTTCCAGTGGATGAGTCGAGTGCTGCAG GCCATTGACAGTATCCACCAGGTTGGCCTGTACTGTCTCGCGCTCGTCCCAGCCAACACCCTCCCAAAGACGCCTCTGGGAGGCATCCACATCTGTGAAACCAAGCAGAACTTTTTGGAGGGAAACCTTCACCCCTGTAATATCCTCATGTGCCCACACACCTGTGTTACAAACCTGCCCAAGCCCCGGCAGAAACAGCCAG TGGACGTTGGTCCAGCTTCTATGCTGGTTGGCAACTTGGTGGCAGGGAAACGGATCGCCCAGGCTATAGGGAGAGAGCTGGGCGTGGTGGAGGACCAGGATCTCATTCGAAAG CACCAGTTCTTGTCTGAAGCCCTGCAGTGGAGAGCCCAAATGGACCCTGACCATGTTTTATACGTGCTGCTCAATGCTAAG GGGGTAGCAGTGTGCACAGCAACTTGTGCTCAGCTACACAAGAGAGCAGAGAAAATCACAGCTACCCTGATGGAGAGAGGAGGTCTCAACACAGGAGACAACGTGGTGCTGCTTTATCCCCCGG gtaTCGACCTGATAGCCGCCTTCTATGGCTGTCTCTACGCGGGGGTCATCCCTGTGACTGTGAGGCCGCCCCACCCACAGAATCTGGCTGCTACTCTCCCCACTGTCCGCATGATCATTGAC GTGAGCAAAGCAGCCTGCATCCTCACCACACAGCCTCTCATGAGGATCCTCAGGTCCAGGGAGGCGGCTGCCAGCGTCAATGTCAAAACGTGGCCCACGATCATTGATACAG ATGATCTTCCAAGAAAGCGGCCTCCACACATCTACAAACCTCCTACAGCTGAGATGCTAGCCTATCTGGACTTCAGTGTGTCCACCACAGGCATGCTGACTGGAGTCAAG ATGTCTCACGCTGCGGTCAGCACTCTGTGCCGCtccattaaactgcagtgtgagctCTACTCCTCACGCCAAGTAGCCATCTGCCTGGACCCATACTGTGGCCTGGGCTTCGTCCTGTGGTGCCTCTCCAG TGTTTACTCAGGTCACCAGTCCATCCTTATCCCTCCCCTGGAGCTGGAGAGCTCGCTGCCTGTGTGGCTGAGCACGCTCAGTCAGTACAAGATCAGAGACACCTTTTGCTCGTATTCTGTCATGGAGCTCTGCACCAAAGGCCTGGGCACCCAGACGGAGATGCTGAAg GCGCGCGGTCTGAACCTGTCGTGCGTGCGGAGCTGTGTGGTGATAGCAGAGGAGCGTCCTCGCCTCGCTCTCACGCAGTCCTTCTCCAAGCTCTTCAAAGACCTCGGCCTTTCACCTCGCGCCGTCAGCACCGCCTTTGGCTCGAGGGTCAACCTAGCCATCTGCCTTCAG GGCACTGCTGGACCAGACCCCTCCACTGTCTATGTTGACATGAAGTCCCTGCGTCACGACAG GGTGAGGCTAGTGGAAAGAGGAGCGCCACAGAGTCTTCCACTCATGGAGTCGGGCACT ATCCTACCAGGAGTGAGAGTCATCATAGTCAACCCAGAGACCAGAGGCCCACTGGGGGACTCGCATCTTGGTGAG atTTGGGTGAACAGCCCACACAATGCCAGTGGCTACTACACCATTTATGGGGAGGAGAGCCTGCAGGCAGACCACTTCAACACCAGGCTCAGCTTTGGGGAGCCCCAAACTCTGTGGGCCAGGACCAGTTACTTGGGTTTCATCAAGAGAACAGAGCTGCTGGATGCAAGTGGAG
- the dip2ba gene encoding disco-interacting protein 2 homolog B-A isoform X2 gives MADRGVDLSALPKEVRDQLAELDLELSEGDITQKGYEKKRAKLLASYISHLPNVDLPLPDVQLSPSRSADPSPSPEAPGPSTSSASRHHRSHRSGGARDERYRSDIHTEAVQAALAKHKEEKMALPMPTKRRSAFVQSPIDTCTPPDTSSASEDEGSLRRKAALSAALAQTLQSPDYWINRSVQSSSTSSSASSTLSHGEPKSQPQPQPQPAASLLADVLAHTRIENSVPPDVTSSASQDRGSRVDLPPAVRGMSRGQSRSSMLDTADGVPVSSRVSTKIQQLLNTLKRPKRPPLSEFFLDDSEEIVEVPQPDPNTPKPEGRQIIPVKGEPLGVVSNWPPALQAALARWGATQAKSPALTALDITGKPLYTLTYGKLWSRSLKLAYTLLNKLGTKTEPVLQPGDRVALVYPNSDPGMFWVAFYGCLLAEVIPVPIEVPLSRQDAGSQQIGFLLGSCGVSLALTSEVCLKGLPKTQNGEIIQFKGWPRMKWVVTDTKYLTKPSKDWQPHIPTANTDTAYIEYKASKEGTVMGVAVSKIAMLTHCQALTQACNYCEGETLVNVLDCKKDMGLWHGVLTSVMNRIHTITVPYAVMKACPMSWVQRVHIHKARVALVKCRDLHWAMMAHKEQKDINLSSIRMLIVADGANPWSVSSCDAFLNVFQSHGLKPEVICPCATSPEALTVAIRRPGARGAPLPARAILSMGGLSHGVIRVNTEDKNSALTVQDVGHIMPGALMCIVKPEGSPQLCKTDEIGEIVINSRAGGTMYYGLPGVTKNTFEVIPVNQAGAPVGEIPFTRTGLLGFVGPGSLVFVVGKIEGLLMVSGRRHNADDLVATALAVEPVKTVYRGRIAVFSVTVFYDERIVIVAEQRPDASEEDSFQWMSRVLQAIDSIHQVGLYCLALVPANTLPKTPLGGIHICETKQNFLEGNLHPCNILMCPHTCVTNLPKPRQKQPVDVGPASMLVGNLVAGKRIAQAIGRELGVVEDQDLIRKHQFLSEALQWRAQMDPDHVLYVLLNAKGVAVCTATCAQLHKRAEKITATLMERGGLNTGDNVVLLYPPGIDLIAAFYGCLYAGVIPVTVRPPHPQNLAATLPTVRMIIDVSKAACILTTQPLMRILRSREAAASVNVKTWPTIIDTDDLPRKRPPHIYKPPTAEMLAYLDFSVSTTGMLTGVKMSHAAVSTLCRSIKLQCELYSSRQVAICLDPYCGLGFVLWCLSSVYSGHQSILIPPLELESSLPVWLSTLSQYKIRDTFCSYSVMELCTKGLGTQTEMLKARGLNLSCVRSCVVIAEERPRLALTQSFSKLFKDLGLSPRAVSTAFGSRVNLAICLQGTAGPDPSTVYVDMKSLRHDRVRLVERGAPQSLPLMESGTILPGVRVIIVNPETRGPLGDSHLGEIWVNSPHNASGYYTIYGEESLQADHFNTRLSFGEPQTLWARTSYLGFIKRTELLDASGDRHDALFVVGSLDETLELRGLRYHPIDIETSVSRAHRSIAESAVFTWTNLLVVVAELSGSEQEALDLVPLVTNVVLEEHHLIVGVVVIVDPGVIPINSRGEKQRMHLRDSFLADQLDPIYVAYNM, from the exons GTGACATCACGCAGAAGGGCTATGAGAAGAAGAGAGCCAAGCTGCTGGCCTCCTACATCTCCCATTTGCCAA ATGTGGATCTGCCTCTACCAGATGTGCAGCTTTCCCCGAGCCGCAGTGCCGACCCTAGCCCCAGTCCTGAGGCCCCGGGCCCCTCCACCTCTTCAGCCTCCAGACACCATCGTTCACACCGCAGCGGAGGCGCCAGGGACGAGCGCTACAGATCAG ACATCCATACAGAAGCTGTCCAGGCAGCACTGGCCAAACATAAAGAGGAGAAAATGGCTCTTCCCATGCCAACCAAGAGGCGCTCAGCCTTTGTCCAGTCTCCCATAGATACCTGCACACCTCCAG ACACATCTTCTGCATCAGAGGATGAAGGCTCACTGCGCAGAAAGGCAGCACTCAGCGCAGCACTAGCTCAGACCCTGCAGAGCCCCGACTACTGGATCAACCGCTCCGTCCAAAGCTCTTCCACATCCTCATCTGCTTCCTCCACCCTCTCCCATGGAGAGCCCAAGAGTCAGCCCCAGCCCCAGCCTCAGCCTGCTGCTTCCTTGTTAGCTGACGTGCTAGCCCACACACGCATTG AAAACAGTGTCCCCCCAGATGTGACGTCCTCTGCTTCTCAAGACAGAGGGTCCAGGGTGGATCTTCCCCCAGCAGTCAGGGGCATGAGCCGTGGACAGAGCCGCTCCAGCATGCTGGATACTGCTGACG GCGTGCCTGTCAGCAGCAGGGTGTCCACTAAGATCCAGCAGCTGTTGAACACACTCAAACGACCCAAAAGACCGCCGCTCAGCGAATTCTTCCTCGATGACTCTGAGGAAATCGTAGAAG TTCCCCAACCGGACCCCAACACCCCGAAGCCTGAGGGACGTCAAATCATCCCAGTGAAGGGGGAGCCCCTTGGGGTGGTCAGTAACTGGCCTCCTGCCCTGCAGGCTGCCCTTGCCCGCTGGGGGGCCACTCAGGCCAAGAGCCCTGCCCTCACTGCCCTGGACATCACTGGCAAACCACTCTACACACTCACATATG GTAAACTGTGGAGTCGCAGTCTGAAACTGGCCTATACCCTTCTGAATAAACTGGGCACAAAGACTGAGCCTGTCCTTCAACCTGGAGATCGA GTGGCGTTGGTGTATCCAAACAGTGATCCTGGCATGTTCTGGGTGGCCTTTTATGGCTGTCTGTTAGCTGAAGTCATCCCTGTGCCTATTGAGGTGCCGCTGTCCCGACAG GATGCAGGGAGCCAGCAGATTGGCTTCCTGTTGGGCAGCTGTGGTGTGAGTTTGGCGTTGACCAGTGAGGTGTGTCTCAAAGGGCTGCCCAAGACACAAAATGGAGAGATCATCCAGTTCAAAG GTTGGCCAAGGATGAAATGGGTAGTGACCGACACTAAGTACCTGACCAAACCATCCAAAGACTGGCAGCCTCACATTCCCACTGCCAACACAGACACTGCCTACATAGAG TACAAAGCGAGTAAGGAGGGAACAGTGATGGGAGTCGCTGTGTCCAAGATCGCCATGCTGACTCACTGTCAAGCTTTGACACAAGCCTGTAACTACTGTGAAG GGGAGACACTGGTCAATGTGTTGGACTGTAAGAAAGATATGGGCTTGTGGCATGGCGTCTTAACG AGTGTCATGAACAGAATTCACACCATTACTGTGCCATATGCTGTCATGAAGGCCTGTCCCATGTCCTGGGTGCAAAGGGTTCACATTCACAAAG CACGTGTGGCCTTGGTGAAGTGCCGTGACCTCCATTGGGCCATGATGGCCCATAAAGAACAGAAAGACATCAACTTGTCTTCAATACGCATGCTTATAGTAGCTGATGGAGCCAACCCAT GGTCTGTGTCCTCGTGTGATGCTTTCCTGAATGTGTTCCAGTCTCATGGTCTGAAGCCTGAGGTCATCTGTCCGTGTGCCACCTCTCCCGAGGCCCTGACTGTGGCCATCCGCAG GCCAGGTGCGCGAGGTGCTCCGCTGCCAGCCAGGGCCATCCTGTCCATGGGCGGGCTGAGCCACGGAGTGATCCGGGTGAACACAGAAGACAAGAACTCTGCTCTGACTGTACAGGATGTGGGTCACATTATGCCTGGAG ctcTGATGTGCATTGTGAAGCCAGAGGGATCTCCTCAGCTGTGCAAGACGGACGAGATAGGAGAGATCGTGATCAACTCACGTGCTGGAGGCACCATGTACTACGGCCTACCGGGTGTcaccaaaaacacatttgag GTGATTCCAGTAAATCAAGCCGGAGCACCCGTTGGAGAAATTCCCTTCACTCGAACTGGCCTGCTTGGATTCGTGGGACCG GGGAGTCTGGTATTTGTTGTGGGAAAGATTGAGGGGCTCCTGATGGTGAGCGGGCGACGGCACAATGCAGACGACCTGGTGGCCACGGCGCTAGCAGTGGAGCCGGTCAAAACAGTTTACAGGGGGAG GATCGCAGTGTTTTCTGTGACGGTGTTTTATGATGAGAGGATAGTGATTGTGGCAGAGCAGAGGCCCGATGCCAGTGAAGAAGACAGCTTCCAGTGGATGAGTCGAGTGCTGCAG GCCATTGACAGTATCCACCAGGTTGGCCTGTACTGTCTCGCGCTCGTCCCAGCCAACACCCTCCCAAAGACGCCTCTGGGAGGCATCCACATCTGTGAAACCAAGCAGAACTTTTTGGAGGGAAACCTTCACCCCTGTAATATCCTCATGTGCCCACACACCTGTGTTACAAACCTGCCCAAGCCCCGGCAGAAACAGCCAG TGGACGTTGGTCCAGCTTCTATGCTGGTTGGCAACTTGGTGGCAGGGAAACGGATCGCCCAGGCTATAGGGAGAGAGCTGGGCGTGGTGGAGGACCAGGATCTCATTCGAAAG CACCAGTTCTTGTCTGAAGCCCTGCAGTGGAGAGCCCAAATGGACCCTGACCATGTTTTATACGTGCTGCTCAATGCTAAG GGGGTAGCAGTGTGCACAGCAACTTGTGCTCAGCTACACAAGAGAGCAGAGAAAATCACAGCTACCCTGATGGAGAGAGGAGGTCTCAACACAGGAGACAACGTGGTGCTGCTTTATCCCCCGG gtaTCGACCTGATAGCCGCCTTCTATGGCTGTCTCTACGCGGGGGTCATCCCTGTGACTGTGAGGCCGCCCCACCCACAGAATCTGGCTGCTACTCTCCCCACTGTCCGCATGATCATTGAC GTGAGCAAAGCAGCCTGCATCCTCACCACACAGCCTCTCATGAGGATCCTCAGGTCCAGGGAGGCGGCTGCCAGCGTCAATGTCAAAACGTGGCCCACGATCATTGATACAG ATGATCTTCCAAGAAAGCGGCCTCCACACATCTACAAACCTCCTACAGCTGAGATGCTAGCCTATCTGGACTTCAGTGTGTCCACCACAGGCATGCTGACTGGAGTCAAG ATGTCTCACGCTGCGGTCAGCACTCTGTGCCGCtccattaaactgcagtgtgagctCTACTCCTCACGCCAAGTAGCCATCTGCCTGGACCCATACTGTGGCCTGGGCTTCGTCCTGTGGTGCCTCTCCAG TGTTTACTCAGGTCACCAGTCCATCCTTATCCCTCCCCTGGAGCTGGAGAGCTCGCTGCCTGTGTGGCTGAGCACGCTCAGTCAGTACAAGATCAGAGACACCTTTTGCTCGTATTCTGTCATGGAGCTCTGCACCAAAGGCCTGGGCACCCAGACGGAGATGCTGAAg GCGCGCGGTCTGAACCTGTCGTGCGTGCGGAGCTGTGTGGTGATAGCAGAGGAGCGTCCTCGCCTCGCTCTCACGCAGTCCTTCTCCAAGCTCTTCAAAGACCTCGGCCTTTCACCTCGCGCCGTCAGCACCGCCTTTGGCTCGAGGGTCAACCTAGCCATCTGCCTTCAG GGCACTGCTGGACCAGACCCCTCCACTGTCTATGTTGACATGAAGTCCCTGCGTCACGACAG GGTGAGGCTAGTGGAAAGAGGAGCGCCACAGAGTCTTCCACTCATGGAGTCGGGCACT ATCCTACCAGGAGTGAGAGTCATCATAGTCAACCCAGAGACCAGAGGCCCACTGGGGGACTCGCATCTTGGTGAG atTTGGGTGAACAGCCCACACAATGCCAGTGGCTACTACACCATTTATGGGGAGGAGAGCCTGCAGGCAGACCACTTCAACACCAGGCTCAGCTTTGGGGAGCCCCAAACTCTGTGGGCCAGGACCAGTTACTTGGGTTTCATCAAGAGAACAGAGCTGCTGGATGCAAGTGGAG